In one Penaeus chinensis breed Huanghai No. 1 chromosome 33, ASM1920278v2, whole genome shotgun sequence genomic region, the following are encoded:
- the LOC125043061 gene encoding octapeptide-repeat protein T2-like, producing the protein MQERETQRFREREAQRFREREAQRFREREAQRFREREAQRFREREAQRFREREAQRFREREAQRFREREAQRFKEREAQRFREREAERFREREAQRFREREAQRFRKREAQRFREREAQRFREREAQRFREREAQRFREREAQRFREREAQRFREREAQRFREREAQRFREREAQRFREREAQRFREREAQRFREREAQRFREREAQRFREREAQRSRW; encoded by the exons Atgca agagcgagagactcaGAGGTTTAGAGAGCGAGAGGCTCAGAGGTTTAGAGAGCGAGAGGCTCAGAGGTTTAGAGAGCGAGAGGCTCAGAGGTTTAGAGAGCGAGAGGCTCAGAGGTTTAGAGAGCGAGAGGCTCAGAGGTTTAGAGAGCGAGAGGCTCAGAGGTTTAGAGAGCGAGAGGCTCAGAGGTTTAGAGAGCGAGAGGCTCAGAGGTTTAAAGAGCGAGAGGCTCAGAGGTTTAGAGAGCGAGAGGCTGAAAGGTTTAGAGAGCGAGAGGCTCAGAGGTTTAGAGAGCGAGAGGCTCAGAGGTTTAGAAAGCGAGAGGCTCAGAGGTTTAGAGAGCGAGAGGCTCAGAGGTTTAGAGAGCGAGAGGCTCAGAGGTTTAGAGAGCGAGAGGCTCAGAGGTTTAGAGAGCGAGAGGCTCAGAGGTTTAGAGAGCGAGAGGCTCAGAGGTTTAGAGAGCGAGAGGCTCAGAGGTTTAGAGAGCGAGAGGCTCAGAGGTTTAGAGAGCGAGAGGCTCAGAGGTTTAGAGAGCGAGAGGCTCAGAGGTTTAGAGAGCGAGAGGCTCAGAGGTTTAGAGAGCGAGAGGCTCAGAGGTTTAGAGAGCGAGAGGCTCAGAGGTTTAGAGAGCGAGAGGCTCAGAGATCGAgatggtga
- the LOC125043062 gene encoding serine/arginine repetitive matrix protein 1-like, with the protein MGYPTVMPRPISATLRDTARAPGLPTPRVSQHPAALSKVGRPVPPPGGRCMHPSARPARSRRLPLVPRPQPCSRRQSPPEFRQQPPRAIAIPPTPRTTVYRTRPSHAPPGAKLGHYPHVRRHSRKDRHPPPPPPRLRRPPAPPLPGSTRSPRVPPDARRTARAIASPDSACEAPREARAGRSLHTPQGGRGIASCAPPYLLPTRPTRDPRSTRRPIPVPPPLPCPSLLIKADDGASKARPPTDRRIQTTRSRRRSDRPHPVSKRRSQQSCGEGTVKPSPNCDPTFNETSISILNVTMSIRSIVIAEHHKLQYNITLKSSCGITMQSM; encoded by the exons ATGGGCTACCCCACCGTGATGCCCCGGCCCATAAGCGCAACCTTGCGTGACACCGCCAGAGCGCCGGGCCTACCAACCCCGCGCGTTTCACAGCACCCTGCAGCGCTCTCCAAGGTCGGCCGACCCGTCCCCCCCCCCGGCGGACGATGCATGCACCCGTCCGCCCGCCCCGCCCGTTCAAGGCGCCTCCCCCTGGTGCCCCGGCCCCAGCCCTGCAGCAGGCGACAGTCCCCCCCGGAGTTCCGACAACAACCCCCAAGGGCAATTGCGATCCCCCCCACGCCACGGACTACCGTGTATAGAACCCGACCCAGCCATGCCCCCCCTGGTGCTAAGCTGGGTCATTATCCCCACGTGAGACGCCATTCTCGAAAAgatcgtcaccccccccccccccccccacgactaaGGCGCCCGCCCGCGCCTCCCCTGCCTGGTAGCACGCGATCCCCGCGCGTCCCCCCCGACGCCAGACGGACCGCCCGCGCCATTGCTTCCCCCGACAGCGCGTGTGAGGCTCCGCGGGAGGCCCGCGCCGGGCGTAGCCTTCATACTCCGCAGGGGGGCCGTGGAATTGCCAGTTGCGCCCCACCCTATCTCCTCCCAACCCGGCCCACTCGGGATCCCCGATCTACACGCCGTCCAATCCCTGTGCCACCGCCCCTCCCCTGTCCGTCCCTCTTGATCAAGGCGGACGACGGGGCGTCCAAAGCACGCCCACCCACCGACCGTCGAATCCAGACCACCCGA TCCCGACGGAGAAGCGATCGCCCACACCCCGTTAGTAAACGACGTTCCCAGCAGAGCTGCGGTGAGGGCACGGTCAAACCTAGTCCAAACTGCGATCCAACATTCAACGAGACCTCGATCTCTATCCTTAACGTGACGATGTCC atcaGATCAATAGTTATTGCAGAGCATCACaaattacaatataatataacactgaagtcatcctgcggCATAACTATGCAGTCCATGTGA
- the LOC125042984 gene encoding nascent polypeptide-associated complex subunit alpha, muscle-specific form-like: protein MRESPLEGATAPRNKQAPSTLSGATAGSVGANTHHPHTTQQPPPHPHRPHAGKHHQEHYHQSKQHNYHHTSKHNASYHQPKQPKSVNYQGKQQQYNQQQQSNSSSASSQVRSGQGQTQHRHQQQAEPQPQQQAQHQQQQQQPQQQQGGPQGQQQPPNFEYDDQEWDVGVGDLIIDLDADIAQADRGRMSSAVPPPQHHHHHHHHHHHHHTNASSTTSSNAASATPSGPQQQQQQQQQQQQQQQQQQQQQQQQQQQQQQQQQQQQQQQGQQQQQQGQQNQQGQTPEDKHSLKMKIKRTKPTTKNSEAKHEIVKPDLGPGPPHGSPATLQHHHHLHQHHHQNQQQPPQQQLQQSPQQRPQQQQTPPPSHHHNGAHMKLEGGEMNGRPTPRPQPQARAAHKKDKRRHDLNGTASPPPQGVVSPRAIATATPPASGGGTPGGVSGAAPASVASPPLANVKVEPRGPNASPNSTASTPAPLSHYAAKSETPPPTKRPKPGEDGGARRDVCVGTSVATITDPDCLGPCEPGTSVMLEGIVWHETEGGVLVVNVTWRGKTYVGTLLDCTRHDWAPPRFCDSPTSDIESRTPKGRGKRGRAATTTAGTPVNNDVTVTETRSGKLRNANVKGRRGNLTPTSNPPPSPVKSEPGGTKRKTREPETPDQKNWKRSRASSRGTPTNGASSPGPDHPSSPQLIECPEPNCNKKYKHINGLKYHQSHAHNNVANDDETTSTEGRAESEVEESRPPSPAPVAETPVDNTAQDVVKPSVLRYSGPPSTPSPGPSEEMAKGSTAQPPTSQPSVIQSRVPQASQGGVYLYTGSGGVVSPQHPQVGSPALGMSPIPGGLSQVRPGQIRPEVRPEVMMRIGTAVPRQVGPAPVASPGAPSVPLTPQGTPLSSLPGNSPGLIKVKQTLIEPEKGKPKELVNGLVTKDTREEEQPSREDARSPAYSDISDANDTAPVLEGDSDNKDLQDDKKAELPLGPQPYPYGMYYPGPYGQPSPFLIPPIQPPPSTTPGKDGDIKDPKEKLCDKDKRDSLPPPGSSEYLNKIHPQYLYSPHYLYNPGYPDPYLRDPQIYKEAEGKELPPGIREGDKGPTDLSRSAPGMPGTVSLSPVIPKDKLSIVKDKQAENHAILKEAHELKGQLPGDKRPYEPSLAYRFPYDQRLPIQAQPQEKPGEKSTGLPKPSPPAPLSSPRVGSTPPSSSSLSKDDRGEKKADSKSEGVKPTMETTGPPPPPTSSAYYPPFPYSTLPYDPYRPPMVPPMSMPTSFPAHYLQPGMMPRFSLSPAANTPEDLSRGSSSGGMIHPSQLYSSHKIHELQERALKSPISSASMSMAAQGIMTTPQKIASPLANKDGALTPVTSSSSSSGSIPSSASSLVHGGGGPVGGGVEGRSPPTARPPTHHLHESFSTYSLISPQFHYTGKSSYLRCLG from the exons ATGCGTGAGTCACCCCTGGAGGGAGCCACCGCCCCCCGGAACAAGCAGGCGCCCTCCACTCTCAGCGGGGCGACTGCTGGCTCCGTGGGCGCCAACACCCACCATCCCCACACCACCCAGCagcctcccccacacccccaccgccCGCACGCAGGGAAGCATCACCAGGAGCATTACCATCAGTCAAAGCAGCATAACTACCACCACACATCCAAGCACAACGCCTCTTACCACCAGCCCAAGCAACCAAAGAGCGTCAATTATCAGGGCAAGCAGCAGCAATACAATCAGCAGCAGCAAAGCAACTCGAGCAGTGCCAGCAGCCAGGTTAGAAGCGGCCAGGGGCAAACACAGCATCGGCACCAACAGCAGGCAGAGCCTCAGCCACAGCAGCAGGCAcagcatcaacagcagcagcaacaaccacaacaacaacaaggtgGCCCCCAAGGACAACAACAACCGCCCAACTTCGAGTATGACGACCAAGAGTGGGACGTGGGCGTGGGCGACCTGATCATCGACCTGGACGCTGACATCGCCCAAGCGGACCGTGGTAGGATGAGCTCCGCCGTacctcccccccaacaccaccaccaccaccaccatcatcaccaccaccaccataccaaCGCTTCCTCCACAACTTCTTCCAACGCTGCTTCCGCGACGCCTAGCGGcccccagcagcagcagcagcagcaacagcagcagcagcagcagcagcagcagcagcagcagcagcagcagcagcagcagcagcagcagcagcagcagcagcagcagcagcagcagcagcaaggtcagcagcagcagcagcaaggtCAGCAGAATCAGCAGGGCCAGACGCCTGAGGATAAGCACAGCCTCAAGATGAAGATCAAGAGGACCAAACCGACAACCAAGAACAGTGAAGCCAAGCACGAGATCGTGAAGCCCGACCTGGGTCCGGGGCCGCCCCATGGCTCCCCGGCTACCttgcagcaccaccaccacctccatcaacatcatcaccagaATCAGCAGCAGCCACCTCAGCAACAGCTGCAGCAGTCGCCTCAGCAGCGACCTCAGCAGCAGCAGACGCCGCCTCCAAGTCATCACCACAACGGCGCACACATGAAATTGGAGGGCGGCGAGATGAACGGGCGGCCGACCCCTCGTCCACAGCCTCAGGCGCGGGCTGCCCATAAGAAGGATAAACGGCGACACGACCTGAATGGCACTGCATCGCCTCCCCCTCAGGGAGTGGTGTCCCCTCGCGCGATAGCAACGGCGACTCCCCCAGCCAGTGGAGGTGGCACTCCGGGTGGAGTCAGTGGAGCCGCCCCCGCGAGCGTCGCTTCTCCCCCTTTGGCAAACGTGAAGGTAGAGCCCAGAGGCCCAAATGCTTCGCCCAACAGCACCGCGTCCACACCGGCGCCTCTTTCTCACTATGCTGCTAAGAGTGAGACTCCACCGCCCACGAAGAGACCAAAGCCG GGTGAGGACGGAGGGGCGCGGCGGGACGTGTGTGTAGGGACGAGCGTGGCGACCATCACCGACCCGGACTGCCTCGGTCCGTGCGAGCCCGGCACCTCGGTCATGCTCGAGGGCATTGTCTGGCATGAGACGGAAGGAG GAGTGTTAGTGGTGAATGTAACATGGCGTGGGAAGACTTATGTAGGTACATTGCTCGATTGTACTCGTCACGACTGGGCCCCTCCAAG GTTCTGTGACTCGCCTACCAGTGATATAGAGTCTCGGACGCCCAAGGGTCGGGGCAAGAGAGGGCGGGCTGCCACCACGACTGCTGGCACACCTGTCAACAACGACGTCACAGTAACAGAAACGAGAAGTGGTAAATTACGAAATGCCAATGTGAAGGGGCGCAGAGGGAATCTCACTCCTACAAGTAATCCTCCTCCTAGTCCAGTTAAGTCTGAACCTGGTGGGACCAAACGAAAGACAAGAGAACCAGAGACGCCTGATCAAAAAAACTGGAAACGCTCTCGTGCAAGTTCACGGGGCACACCTACCAATGGTGCTTCCAGTCCTGGGCCAgatcacccttcctctccccagctGATTGAATGTCCTGAGCCTAATTGTAACAAGAAGTACAAACACATCAACGGGTTAAAGTATCATCAGAGCCATGCCCATAATAATGTCGCCAACGATGATGAGACAACCAGTACAGAAGGGCGTGCAGAGAGCGAGGTAGAGGAAAGTCGGCCACCTTCTCCAGCACCAGTGGCTGAAACTCCAGTGGATAATACAGCCCAGGATGTTGTTAAACCTTCAGTTCTACGATACTCCGGTCCACCATCCACACCAAGCCCTGGTCCCAGTGAGGAGATGGCCAAAGGGTCTACAGCACAACCTCCAACATCACAACCCAGTGTAATTCAATCCCGAGTGCCACAAGCCAGTCAGGGAGGAGTGTATCTTTACACAGGATCAGGAGGAGTTGTAAGTCCACAGCATCCTCAGGTTGGGTCTCCAGCCTTGGGAATGTCACCAATACCTGGTGGACTTTCACAAGTCAGACCAGGACAAATCCGACCTGAAGTTCGTCCagaagtgatgatgaggataggaACAGCTGTTCCAAGGCAGGTTGGTCCTGCACCTGTGGCATCACCTGGTGCTCCAAGTGTGCCCTTAACACCACAAGGTACCCCATTGTCCAGCCTCCCAGGTAATTCCCCTGGTTTGATTAAGGTAAAGCAAACGCTTATAGAGCCAGAAAAGGGTAAGCCGAAGGAATTAGTAAATGGATTAGTTACAAAGGACACACGAGAAGAGGAGCAACCTAGTCGAGAAGATGCTCGAAGTCCTGCTTATTCTGATATATCAGATGCCAATGATACAGCCCCAGTATTAGAaggggatagtgataataaagacttGCAAGATGATAAGAAAGCAGAATTACCTCTTGGACCACAACCTTATCCCTATGGGATGTATTACCCTGGTCCTTATGGCCAACCCTCCCCTTTCTTAATACCTCCTATACAACCTCCCCCATCTACTACCCCAGGTAAAGATGGAGACATTAAAGACCCAAAGGAAAAGTTATGTGATAAAGACAAAAGAGATAGTTTACCACCTCCAGGAAGCAGCGAGTATTTGAACAAAATTCATCCACAATACCTCTATTCCCCACATTACTTATATAATCCAGGTTACCCTGATCCTTATTTAAGAGACCCTCAAATATATAAGGAAGCAGAAGGTAAAGAATTACCTCctggaataagagagggagacaagggccCAACTGATTTATCTAGATCAGCGCCAGGCATGCCTGGCACTGTGTCATTATCTCCAGTAATCCCTAAAGATAAGTTATCAATTGTTAAGGATAAACAGGCTGAAAACCATGCAATACTAAAAGAGGCACATGAACTAAAAGGCCAGCTTCCTGGAGACAAACGACCATACGAACCAAGTCTTGCATATAGATTTCCATATGACCAGCGATTACCAATACAAGCACAACCTCAAGAAAAGCCTGGAGAAAAATCAACAGGACTCCCTAAACCATCACCCCCTGCACCACTTTCTAGTCCTCGAGTTGGTTCAACACCACCATCCAGTTCTTCTTTGAGCAAAGATGACCGTGGAGAAAAGAAAGCAGACAGCAAGAGTGAAGGTGTTAAGCCCACTATGGAAACAACAGGGCCGCCTCCACCTCCAACATCATCAGCATATTATCCACCTTTCCCTTACAGTACCCTTCCTTATGACCCATACAGGCCACCTATGGTGCCACCAATGTCCATGCCTACAAGTTTTCCAGCACATTACTTGCAGCCAGGGATGATGCCAAGATTCTCTCTAAGTCCAGCAGCAAACACACCAGAGGATCTTTCACGTGGTAGTTCTAGTGGAGGCATGATCCATCCTTCACAACTGTATTCAAGCCATAAGATTCATGAGTTACAAGAGCGAGCTCTtaaatcaccaatatcatcagcATCTATGAGTATGGCTGCACAGGGAATCATGACTACTCCACAGAAAATTGCATCTCCATTAGCTAACAAAGATGGGGCCTTGACACCAGTcacatcgtcatcctcatcatctggTTCTATaccctcctctgcttcttccttggTTCATGGAGGGGGTGGGCCcgtgggaggaggggtagaggggcgGTCTCCACCCACAGCgcgcccccccacacaccacctgCATGAGAGCTTCTCCAcgtactctctcatctctcctcaattccATTACACAGGTAAGTCTTCATATCTAAGATGTTTAGGCTAA